A portion of the Acidobacteriaceae bacterium genome contains these proteins:
- the recJ gene encoding single-stranded-DNA-specific exonuclease RecJ encodes MPQSTEHRPTERWLTLAEPNEASADLARELGLPEQIAALLVCRGLDTPSKIAWFLHPTAAQLHSPLLMLGMSTAVKRLRAALLASQPILIYGDYDVDGTVATVLLKTAIERAAVSLNVSADVRYHIPHRIREGYGIQSSRLTDAYEEGVRLVVSVDTGIRAFAAAEEAKRLGLDLIVTDHHLPDGAEGVPEAVAVLNPNQPGCPYPYKELCGAAVSFKLAQALLESAARDDEELARLRTKTLPSFLKLLAVATIADAVPLNGENRVIASLGLEELRKPSQSGLRTLMELASIDLSRPISGFDVGFRIAPRINAAGRMDIASDVVEMFLTRDAALARSLAEKLHQLNDERKTTEADALREIEARLDAMAASEEGLAAALVLDDAEAAAPWHRGVLGILASRVVDRTATPALVLTHEPSGDAHGSGRSVAGFHLLDAITAAHNDHRDTTAEPLFHRFGGHAHAVGFSLPSTNVAALRERLTAYAATHAPVAPEVETRECDLELSLDDLTQPFFDALEQLGPFGNGNTEPLFLTRNVRLASAIRVIKERHLRLQFEDVDSGRRIGGMAWSRARTDFPELARERQWAQGSPLDVVYRLRRNWHPDFGGWEMEVLSLRDATV; translated from the coding sequence ATGCCGCAGTCCACGGAACACAGGCCAACAGAACGCTGGCTGACGCTCGCTGAACCGAATGAAGCCTCCGCCGACCTGGCGCGTGAGCTTGGCCTGCCCGAGCAGATTGCCGCGCTGCTGGTTTGCCGGGGGTTGGATACGCCGTCGAAGATCGCCTGGTTTCTGCACCCGACGGCGGCACAACTCCATTCCCCGCTGTTGATGCTGGGCATGAGCACGGCCGTAAAACGCCTGCGTGCCGCGCTGCTGGCGAGCCAGCCCATCCTGATCTATGGCGACTATGACGTCGATGGCACGGTTGCCACAGTCCTGCTGAAGACCGCGATTGAACGCGCCGCGGTGTCGTTGAACGTGAGCGCCGACGTGCGATATCACATCCCGCACCGCATTCGCGAAGGCTATGGGATCCAGAGTTCGCGGCTGACGGACGCTTATGAAGAAGGGGTTCGGCTGGTGGTTTCCGTGGATACCGGCATCCGCGCCTTTGCGGCAGCGGAGGAGGCCAAGCGGCTGGGGCTGGACCTGATCGTTACCGACCATCACCTGCCCGACGGCGCGGAAGGCGTACCCGAAGCGGTTGCGGTGTTGAATCCCAACCAGCCAGGCTGCCCGTATCCGTACAAAGAGCTTTGTGGCGCGGCGGTCAGCTTCAAGCTGGCGCAGGCCCTGCTGGAGTCTGCGGCGCGAGACGATGAGGAGCTGGCACGGCTACGGACGAAGACGCTGCCGAGCTTTCTGAAGCTGCTCGCGGTTGCGACGATCGCCGACGCGGTGCCGCTGAACGGAGAGAATCGGGTGATCGCCTCGCTGGGGTTGGAGGAGCTGCGCAAGCCCTCGCAGTCCGGCCTGCGGACGCTGATGGAACTGGCTTCGATTGACCTCTCGCGGCCAATTTCAGGCTTTGATGTGGGTTTCCGTATTGCTCCACGGATTAACGCTGCAGGCCGCATGGACATTGCCTCTGACGTCGTGGAGATGTTCCTGACCCGCGACGCGGCGCTGGCTCGGAGCCTGGCGGAGAAGCTTCACCAGTTGAACGATGAGCGCAAGACGACCGAGGCCGATGCGCTGCGAGAGATTGAGGCGCGACTCGATGCGATGGCGGCATCCGAAGAGGGGCTGGCAGCGGCGCTAGTACTGGATGATGCCGAAGCGGCGGCACCGTGGCATCGTGGCGTGCTGGGGATTCTTGCTTCGCGGGTGGTCGACCGCACGGCCACGCCTGCGCTGGTGCTGACCCATGAGCCTTCCGGTGATGCTCACGGCTCGGGGCGCTCGGTCGCAGGCTTTCACCTGCTGGATGCGATTACGGCCGCACACAACGACCACCGCGACACGACCGCAGAACCACTCTTTCATCGCTTTGGAGGCCATGCCCACGCGGTTGGGTTCTCGCTGCCCAGCACGAACGTTGCCGCGTTGCGAGAGCGGCTGACGGCCTATGCGGCAACCCACGCGCCGGTCGCGCCCGAGGTAGAAACCCGCGAATGCGACCTTGAGCTTTCGCTCGACGACCTGACTCAGCCGTTTTTCGATGCCCTGGAGCAGCTTGGGCCGTTCGGTAACGGGAATACGGAGCCGCTGTTTCTGACGCGGAACGTTCGGCTGGCCTCTGCGATTCGCGTGATCAAGGAGCGCCACCTGCGGTTGCAATTCGAGGATGTGGACAGCGGACGCCGTATCGGCGGCATGGCGTGGTCGCGTGCGAGAACGGATTTTCCAGAGTTAGCGCGGGAACGGCAGTGGGCCCAGGGCTCTCCGCTGGACGTGGTGTATCGCCTGCGCCGCAACTGGCACCCCGATTTTGGTGGCTGGGAGATGGAAGTGTTATCGCTTCGCGATGCGACCGTTTGA
- a CDS encoding TolC family protein, whose amino-acid sequence MSSRLLNAALAIASVAAFASSAAHAQLSLTSAVGLALRSDPRVSAAQADVDKARAQLAEAKDAYVPVVGAVGGVGKSTGVPLSVPTIFTISAQSLVMNWSQLDYVRSAHVGWNATQFALQQAEDDVAEDVIVTYLALNNAQQRKAAAQQALDHAQKLLSITQDRVASGVDAHIEIPRAHRTVVSIQLQMLSIDSDIATYSDHLEHMTGLVGAIPATSTSSIPALPDVATLTSETMPPATISPALQAALANETAKLEQAHGDARYLYLPQMSFGASYARITTDFSSYATYYPAFDNPSLSRNALSLGIQINLPLLDQAHRAKARQSAADARRAHAEVVRARNQFLEGRLKLEHSATELELNTEAAQDDVEEARDSLQAVLIQLQPSAGAVNNGQQPLSPKDEQKARLNISQKELDLLHARQQLLQVEISLMRQTGQLSAWLHTVHP is encoded by the coding sequence ATGTCATCACGCCTGCTCAACGCCGCGCTTGCAATCGCTTCCGTCGCGGCCTTCGCTTCTTCCGCCGCTCATGCGCAGCTATCGCTGACCTCTGCGGTGGGTCTTGCTTTGCGCTCTGACCCTCGCGTCAGCGCCGCGCAGGCTGATGTCGACAAGGCCCGCGCCCAGCTTGCCGAAGCCAAGGATGCGTATGTTCCTGTCGTCGGCGCTGTGGGTGGCGTCGGCAAGTCAACCGGTGTTCCGCTTTCCGTCCCCACTATTTTTACGATCTCTGCACAGTCGCTGGTGATGAACTGGTCGCAGCTTGACTATGTTCGCTCGGCGCATGTCGGTTGGAACGCCACGCAGTTTGCTCTGCAGCAGGCGGAAGACGACGTTGCAGAAGACGTCATCGTCACCTATCTCGCGCTAAACAATGCGCAACAGCGTAAAGCCGCGGCTCAGCAGGCGTTGGATCACGCGCAGAAGTTGCTAAGCATTACTCAGGATCGTGTCGCGTCCGGTGTTGACGCCCATATCGAAATCCCGCGTGCACACCGCACTGTGGTCAGCATCCAGTTACAGATGCTCTCGATCGACAGCGATATCGCGACATACTCCGACCACCTGGAGCACATGACAGGGCTTGTTGGTGCGATACCTGCGACCTCTACCAGCAGCATTCCTGCCCTGCCCGATGTCGCGACGCTTACCAGCGAGACGATGCCTCCGGCGACGATCAGCCCTGCCCTGCAGGCGGCGCTGGCCAACGAAACGGCCAAACTGGAGCAGGCGCACGGCGATGCACGCTACCTCTACCTGCCCCAGATGAGCTTCGGCGCCAGCTACGCTCGCATTACGACAGATTTTTCCAGCTACGCCACCTATTACCCGGCGTTCGATAATCCCAGCCTCAGCCGCAATGCGCTTTCTCTCGGCATCCAGATCAATCTTCCGCTGCTGGACCAGGCGCACCGCGCTAAGGCCCGCCAGTCAGCGGCTGACGCTCGCCGCGCCCACGCCGAGGTGGTCCGGGCCCGGAACCAGTTCCTCGAAGGCCGCCTGAAGTTAGAGCACTCGGCGACCGAACTGGAGTTGAATACCGAAGCCGCGCAGGATGATGTGGAAGAGGCCCGCGACTCGCTTCAGGCCGTATTGATCCAGCTTCAGCCCAGCGCCGGCGCGGTCAACAACGGACAACAGCCGCTCTCGCCTAAGGATGAACAGAAGGCGCGGTTGAATATTTCGCAGAAGGAACTTGATCTTCTGCATGCCCGTCAACAGCTTTTGCAGGTTGAAATCTCTCTCATGCGCCAGACCGGTCAGCTTTCGGCCTGGCTTCACACCGTCCACCCGTAG
- a CDS encoding efflux RND transporter periplasmic adaptor subunit, translating to MAANGTKSSRLWLWIVLTIAILAAIFYSTRDRDIVTVRTATVERQNLLSTISTNGKVEPVEDFQAHAPAPGVVEKMYVSLGQRVGANQPLLLLNASDATNKVASAQASVAQAENALKNMQHGGSQEELLASQSDLNTATQQANASAASLKTMQELLAKGSVSPAEVAQARQHSADANARLAALKARSTSRYSAADMSTQRSQLAQSQAALSSAQNDYKSYAIRAPFAGTVYSLPVAQYDFVNSGEALLDVADLSHLQVRAYFDEPEIGKLATNQPVKIVWDARLNRTWHGHISQAPTTVITYGTRNVGECLITVDDTDGELLPNTNVTVTVTTSERKDAVSVPREALHTEGLTNFVYRIIEGRLVRTVVQVGIVNLTRVEILGGLNEHDIVALGATTQADLSDGLHVKTQ from the coding sequence ATGGCTGCAAACGGAACAAAATCGTCTCGCCTCTGGCTTTGGATTGTGCTGACCATCGCCATTCTCGCAGCCATCTTCTATTCCACGCGCGACCGTGACATCGTCACGGTACGAACCGCGACCGTGGAACGCCAAAACCTGCTTTCTACCATCTCGACCAATGGCAAAGTGGAACCTGTTGAAGACTTTCAGGCCCATGCTCCCGCCCCCGGCGTGGTGGAGAAGATGTACGTCTCGCTGGGCCAGCGTGTTGGCGCGAACCAGCCGTTGCTGCTGCTGAACGCCTCGGACGCAACCAACAAGGTCGCTTCGGCACAGGCGTCTGTGGCGCAGGCTGAAAACGCGCTGAAGAACATGCAGCACGGTGGCTCGCAGGAAGAGTTGCTGGCGTCGCAGTCAGACCTGAACACCGCAACGCAGCAGGCTAACGCTTCTGCCGCATCATTGAAGACGATGCAGGAGCTTCTGGCCAAGGGTTCGGTTTCCCCGGCAGAGGTTGCGCAGGCCCGACAGCATTCGGCGGATGCCAATGCTCGTCTGGCAGCTCTGAAGGCCCGGTCGACCTCCCGTTACAGTGCAGCCGATATGTCGACACAGCGCTCGCAACTGGCGCAGTCGCAGGCAGCGTTGTCGTCGGCGCAAAACGATTACAAGAGCTATGCCATCCGCGCTCCGTTTGCCGGAACGGTATACTCCCTGCCCGTTGCGCAGTATGACTTTGTGAATTCCGGCGAAGCACTGCTGGATGTCGCCGACCTTTCGCACCTGCAGGTTCGCGCGTACTTCGACGAGCCGGAGATTGGTAAGCTCGCAACAAATCAGCCGGTGAAGATCGTATGGGATGCCCGTCTGAACCGTACGTGGCATGGACACATCTCGCAGGCCCCAACGACGGTCATCACCTATGGCACGCGCAATGTCGGCGAATGCCTGATCACAGTGGACGATACCGACGGCGAACTGCTGCCGAACACGAACGTCACCGTGACGGTAACGACCTCCGAGCGCAAGGACGCGGTAAGCGTTCCGCGTGAAGCGCTGCACACCGAGGGCCTCACAAACTTTGTTTATCGGATCATCGAGGGACGCCTTGTACGCACGGTGGTTCAGGTCGGCATTGTGAACCTGACGCGCGTGGAGATTCTCGGCGGCCTCAACGAACATGACATCGTCGCCCTGGGCGCGACCACACAGGCCGACCTCAGCGACGGTCTGCATGTGAAGACGCAGTAA